The sequence TGACGTGGAACGGATCGCCCAGGTCACTTCGGTACCGGGTTCCTGGGTGGCGAGATCGGCGAGGGAGAGCAGGGTGTTGGCGGCGGAGTGGCCGGCGCCGACGACGAGCGTGTGCCGGCCCGCGAAGCGGTCCCGGTCGGCGCCGAGCACGTCCGGCAGCGCGTGCTCCAGGTGGGCGGCGGCGTCCGACTCACCGCGGGCGGGCAGGCCGGAGGCGCCGAGGACGTTCGGGGTGTGCCAGGTGCCGGAGGCGTCGATGACAGCGCGGGCGAGGAGTTCCTGGCCGTCGGCGAGGCGGATCAGGAAGGGGGCGTGCTCTCGGCCGGCGGTGCGCAGTCGGTCGTAGCCGAGCCGGCTGATCGCCTCGACCCTGGCGCCGTAGCGCAGATGTGGCTTGAGTTGCGGCAGGTCCGCGAGGGGCTGGAGATATCCGTCGGCGAGGTCGGCGCCGGTGGGCAGGGCGTCGAGATCGGGGGCGACCCAGCCGGCGTCGTCGAGGAGCCGGCGGGCGGCCGGGTCGATGTCGTACCGCCAGGGTGAGAAGACGCGGACGTGGGCCCACTGCCGGACGGCGGCGCCCGGGGCGGCGCCGGCTTCGAGGACGGTGTAGGGCAGGCCGCGCTCGTGCAGGTGGGCGGCGGCGGCGAGGCCGACCGGCCCGGCGCCGATGACGGCGACGGGCAGCTGGTCCAGGTCACTCATCACAACTCCTTGTCTCGATGCTTCTCGAAACAGAGAGTTGCACGCTGGTTAGACAACTGTCAACCTAGGGATATGTCGAGACAGGCGGAGCCACTTTCGGTCGTTGATCTCACGGCCGCCGCTGCGTGTTGCCCCCCGCTGGCACAGCAGCGGGTGCCGGGTGAGGTCGCCGCGGCGCTCGCGCCCGCGTTCAAGGCCCTCGGTGATCCGGTGCGACTGCAGTTGATGTCGATGATCGCCTCGGCGGCGGGCGGAGAGGTGTGCGTCTGCGATCTGACGCCGGCGTTCGATCTGACCGGGCCGACGATCTCGCATCACCTCAGGACGCTGCGCGAGGCGGGTCTGGTGGATGCCGAGCGGCGGGGCACCTGGGTCTACTACCGGGCCCGACCGCAGGTCCTGCGGCAACTCGCCGCGCTGCTGTCGGTCGAATCGACGTCCGCGCCACCCCCGTAGCCGGGCCGCCGATCGGCGCCGGCCGTGCGGGGCCGGGTTCGACCGGGCTCCCGGCCGCTGCCGCGTACCGGGGAATCCCACCGCCCGGGCCGGCGTTTCTCCGGTGTACGGCACGACGAGCCGAGCCGAGGAGAGACGGACATGAAGGTACGCAGCTCCCTACGGTCCCTGAAGCGGAAGCCAGGCTCGGCGGTGGTGCGCCGGCGTGGCCGGGTGGTCGTGGTGAACCGCCTCAACCCGCAGTGGAAGAGCCGCCAGGGCTGAACCAGTTCCGGACGATGGGCGCAGTCGCGAGGCGACCGCGCCCATCGTCATCGGGTGAGCCGAAACCGGCGCCGCGCCGACCCGAGGCGAGGGAACAGCCCGATCAAGCCGTCCGGTGGGCGGTCACCGACGTACGGTGAGGTCGTGCCGACGAAGAAGGTGCTCAGCAGCTCCGATCTCGACGACATCCGTCGCTCGGCGCTGAGCCGCAGCTGAACGCCAAGATGACCAGCGGGTTGCCGGGGCGACTGTTGCGGCGGCGGGAGGTCTCCCGCCGGGCATCGTTCCTGGAACTCTTCTTCGACCTGGCCTTCATCCTGGCGCTGAACCGGGTGTCCCGGGCGTTGGAGGAAGACCTCACCGCCGTCGGGGCATTCCGGACGGCACTGCTGCTGGCCGCCATCTGGTGGGTTTGGTTCGTGACCGCCTGGTCGACGGACTGGTTCGATCCGGGTACCCCGTTGATCATCGCGCTGCTGCTCTGGGTGATGTTCGGCGGGATGCTGATGGCAGCCGCGGCACCGACCGCGTACGCCGGGCACGCGCTGGTGTTCGCCGGCGCGTATGTCGCGATCCACCTGGGCCGGGCCGCGATGCTGCTGCCCGCCCTGCGCGGGCATCCGCTGCAACTGCGGACGCTGCGGGTGGCGATCTGGTTCGCCGCCTCCGGGGCGCTGTGGCTGGTGGGCGCGTTCGTCGAGCCGGCCCAGGTGATCCTCTGGACGGTGGCGGTGGTCATCGACCTGTCGATGGCGCGGCTGCGCTGGCCGACACCGGCGCTCGGTCGCAGCAACTGGGCGGACCTGCAGGTCATCGGGGAGCACCTGTCCGAGCGCTACCAGCAGATCTACATCATCGCGCTCGGCGAGTTGATCCTGACCGCGGGTATCACCTACAGCGGTCGCGGCTTCGACCCGCACCGCACCCTGGCGTTTGCGCTGGTGTTCGTCAGCGCGGTCAGCATCGGCCGGCTGTACCTGCTGCCGGGTGGGATGCGGCTGGGTGCCGTGATCGAGGCGATCGGGCCGACGGGAAGCCACCTCGCTCTGCTCGCCGGTTACCTGCACCTCGTGATGATCTCCGGTGTCGTGGCCATCTCGGTCGGCTCGCAGCTGATGATCGAGGATCCGTTCTCCCACCACCCGGCAGTGTTCGTGACGCTGGCTGCCGGGCCGGCCCTCTTCCTGGTCGGTTGGATCCTGCTCGCCGCGGCCGTCCATCGCCGGGTCTCCTGGCACCGCGCGTTGGGGCTGGTGGCGATCGTGGCTGGCGCGGTCGCCGGCCGGAACCTGCCGCTGCTCGGCTACTCCGCGATCGCCACCGGAATACTGATCCTGATAGCCCATGGCGACGCACTGGTCTCACGCGCGGCCCGCTCGAGATCACCGTCCCGCGACGGGTAGCCCGCAACTGCACCGCTTCACCGGCACCCGGTCCGGTCAGATCGCGCCGCCGTTGGCGTAGAGCACCTGGCCGTTGACCCAGCGGCCCGGCCCGGCGAGGAAGGCCACCAGTTCGGCGATGTCGTCGGGGGTGCCGAGGCGCTCCAGCGGCGGCTCGGCGGCAATCCGGGCCAGGGTCTGCTCGTCCTTGCCGTCGAGGAAGAGGCCGGTCGCGGTCGGTCCGGGAGCCACCGCGTTCACGGTCACGTCGCGACCGCGCAGCTCGCGGGCGAGGACCAGCGTGATCGCGGAGACCGCACCCTTGCTCGCCGCGTACCCGCTGTAGCCCGGCCGGGCGAAGCGGGTGAGTGAGCTGGAGAAGTTGATGATGGCGCCACCACGGCGGACCCGGCGGGCGGCCTGCTGGTCGACCGCGAACGTGCCACGCACGTTGACCCGCAGCAACTGGTCGAGCTGGTCGAGGTCGAGATCGGCGAGCGGAGCCAGGGCCATCATGCCGGCCG is a genomic window of Micromonospora tarapacensis containing:
- a CDS encoding low temperature requirement protein A; protein product: MTSGLPGRLLRRREVSRRASFLELFFDLAFILALNRVSRALEEDLTAVGAFRTALLLAAIWWVWFVTAWSTDWFDPGTPLIIALLLWVMFGGMLMAAAAPTAYAGHALVFAGAYVAIHLGRAAMLLPALRGHPLQLRTLRVAIWFAASGALWLVGAFVEPAQVILWTVAVVIDLSMARLRWPTPALGRSNWADLQVIGEHLSERYQQIYIIALGELILTAGITYSGRGFDPHRTLAFALVFVSAVSIGRLYLLPGGMRLGAVIEAIGPTGSHLALLAGYLHLVMISGVVAISVGSQLMIEDPFSHHPAVFVTLAAGPALFLVGWILLAAAVHRRVSWHRALGLVAIVAGAVAGRNLPLLGYSAIATGILILIAHGDALVSRAARSRSPSRDG
- a CDS encoding SDR family oxidoreductase, which encodes MNSTSTTPGRVAVVTGGSRGIGRQVVERLAADGYAIVVSYRGNHTEAEAAVAAARAAGGDAVAIPADVADQAEVADLFDATERRFGGVDVVVHAAGMMALAPLADLDLDQLDQLLRVNVRGTFAVDQQAARRVRRGGAIINFSSSLTRFARPGYSGYAASKGAVSAITLVLARELRGRDVTVNAVAPGPTATGLFLDGKDEQTLARIAAEPPLERLGTPDDIAELVAFLAGPGRWVNGQVLYANGGAI
- a CDS encoding 50S ribosomal protein L36, giving the protein MKVRSSLRSLKRKPGSAVVRRRGRVVVVNRLNPQWKSRQG
- a CDS encoding ArsR/SmtB family transcription factor, producing the protein MSRQAEPLSVVDLTAAAACCPPLAQQRVPGEVAAALAPAFKALGDPVRLQLMSMIASAAGGEVCVCDLTPAFDLTGPTISHHLRTLREAGLVDAERRGTWVYYRARPQVLRQLAALLSVESTSAPPP